The Leadbetterella byssophila DSM 17132 DNA window AGGCGGGTTTAACCTCTATGGAACATTGGTACGGTTTACCGGAGGCCCTCTTCTCTGACAGAACCCTCCAAGATTATCCTTCGGATTACAACTATAACAATGAGCAGCACCGCTTCGAAGAGGCAGGTAATCTCTGGAAACAAGCAGCAGAACCAGGTTCTGATAAATGGTATCAGGTGATGGATGAATTGTTGAAACTAGATTTCACTTTAGATCCTACCTTTAATATCTATGATGCTAACCGTGACCTTATGCGTGCACGTACTGCAGAATGGCATGAAGAATATACCCTCCCTTCTTTATGGAGATTCTATGGACCCAGTAGAATGTCACACGGAAGCTACTGGCTCAACTGGGGCACCAAACAGGAGATCAAATGGAAGGAAAACTACAGACTTTGGATGCGCTTTGTGAATGAATACAAAAACAAAGGCGGAAGAGTAACTACAGGTTCTGATAATGGATTTATATATCAATTGTACGGCTTTGGCTATATTCGCGAATTGGAATTACTGAGAGAATCAGGTTTCCATCCATTGGAGGTCATACAATCTGCCACTATCAAAGGAGCGGAAGCACTAGGACTAGATAAAGAAATAGGATCTGTGGAGGTAGGAAAACTAGCAGACTTCGTGATCACCACTGAAAATCCGCTTTCAAATTTTAGTACCCTATATGGAACAGGAGCCATTAAGGTAGATGAAAATAACGAAGTGGTTCGTGTAGGAGGAGTACGTTACACGGTTAAAGACGGAATCGTATATGATGCACCTCAATTGCTAAAAGATGTTCGCCAGATTGTAAAAGATGCCAAGGAAAAAGAAAACTTTGAAATCAAACAACCCGGAATCAAATAATGAGGTATACTTACCTAATCGCATTAGCATGGCTAGGGACTTCCTGCATAAGTGGGAAGTCGCCTGCTGAAAAAACATACAAGAAAAAAGTTAAGGCCCTGCAGGAGCAGGTGTCCGACAAGAAGAGCCAACTCCAAGCTCTGCCCTGGCAGGACAAGATGTGGGCTGCTACTACAAACCTCAGTATCCGCAAGCCTAATTATGTGTTAATCCATCATACGGCCCAGAACTCGACGGAGCAAACCATTCGTACCTTCCAACTGGAACGCACAGCCGTAAGTTCTCACTATGTAGTAGGCAGAGATGGAAAGGTAGTGCAGATGGTTAATGACTACGTTAGGGCCCACCACGCAGGTCTAGGGAAATGGGGCAATGACACCGACCTTAACTCTTCCTCCATAGGAATTGAAATGGACAATAACGGGACTACTGATCCCTGGCCGGAAGTGCAGATCCAGGCTTTGATAGAATTATTGAAAGTCCTAAAAGAAAGGCATAAGATTCCTCAGAAGAACTTCCTAGGTCATGCAGATTATGCACCAAACAGGAAGATTGACCCATATAAGTTTCCTTGGAAGCAACTAGCAAAGGAGGGTTTTGGATGCTGGTATGAAGAAGATCTAGAGACCCCACCGGGAAATTTTGATCCTTTGTTAGCATTGCGGGTTATAGGATACGATATATCTAATCCGCAAAATGCCATCAGAGCCTTTAAGCTGCATTATATACAGGATGACAATTCAGAGCTAAAAGACTCTGACCTGCCTATCCTATACAGTATTTTTAAGCAATATTTATAAAGATTTGATCCAGGAGGCTATCTTTTCTAGCACAGCTGGAGAGATGGTCTCCTCTATTTGACCATATTCCATAACAGAACCGGTTTTAGCCGTTTGGAACAAATGATTAAGACCTTCCATAGCTAGGATCTCTGTCTTTTTATTTTTAGGCAAAGAGGCACGTAGTCCTTCCAGGTTCTCTTTAGCGGTTACCTGTACATCTTTTGTTCCATTCAATGCCAATACAGGAACTTTCACTTTCTTCAAATAAGATGTAGGATCAAAGGCAATGAAATATCTAAACCATTCAGACTCTACCTGCTTGATGGTAGTCTCAGCTTGCGGATCTTTCATCTCTTCTTTCAGATATTTCAAAACATCTGCTCTGAAATCAGAACCCTTATAAGAGTTCATATATTGATACAACTTATAATTGGTATCCGATATTCTTTTTGCCATAGCCTCCGGAGCACCTTGGCTTCTTCCAATCTCGTACGTTTGGGCACGCATGAGTTCTACAATCGGAATTCCGGGTGCAGCCAATAGCACCATAAACTTCACCTTTGAACTGTTCACCATAGGAGCTATCATACCTCCCTCTGAATGACCTAGTAGTCCAATATTCTTGTATCCTCTTTTGGAAAGAAAATTCACTGCAGATAGGATATCTCCGGCATAATCCGCAGATGTAGCATCTGGTTTTCCGGCTTCCGACTGCCCCATTCCTCTATCATCCAGACGAAGTGTAGCGATACCTTGTTTTGCTAAATGGTCAGCGATCACTAGGAAAGGTTTGTGACCAAATAATTCCTCATCACGGGTCTGAGCTCCACTACCTGTAATCATCACCAAGATGGGATGCTTGGTACTTTGGTCAGGCGCAGCCAATGTTCCAGCTAAGACGTTACCTTCCACCTCATTCTTTACAGTAACCTCTTCAGTGTAATAGGCATAAGGTCCTTCAGGAGTTTGAGGACGAACCAAAGGCTTCTCTCCTTTTGATCTGCTCATCCCAAATTTAACTTTTAATGGCCCTTGCGAGAAATCACCATGTAGAGAATCAGGCGTTACCAATTTTGCCTTATAACTCAAACCTATGTTTGTAACTTCAATAGTCAACAACTCATCCGCCCACTTGGCCACCTGAACCGGTAGATCCTTAGCACCCTGATAGGGAGAATCCATAGTAGCGGTGATGCCATCTCCCGCAGGTTTGATGTGGATGATCAATGGCAACTTAACCCCTTGGAAAGAAAGCTCCCCCGACCAGGATCCGATGACACTTTGAGCAAAGACGGATGGCGACAAAACGCACAGTAAAAACAATAATTTTTTCATAAAATGTAAGGTGAAAATGCCGCTAAGGACAATAAAACAATAAAAAATATAGCTATTTGGTACCACTTCTTCATATGCGTAGCGGTCTTAAAGCCATTGAAGAATAAAATAAATGTATAGGCCAAAGCAGGTAAGGTCAATAGTACAAATCCAAACATAATTGCTGAATCTGTCAGGCTAATACCCGCGGGCTGAGCCAATAACCTATTCTGCACCTCTAAGAACTTAGGAATATTAGCACAAAGCAAAATAAGAAGCCCCGGAAGAGTGGATAACACTACCGTGTTTACGATATCTATCCATCGAGTTCTTTTATTATAAATGAGCCCCAAAAGATATAAGACTACTATTCCTAGCAAGTAGGCCATCAAAGTAGCACGTAGCACTTCCCCAAAGCTAAACTCTCCGTCTACAAAATTTAAGACAGAGGTCATGCGGTATCCCAACAGATAACAAAAAACCATATTCAGGACCACCCCCATTAGGGATATGAAAAGTAGGGTTCTTTCTGAGAAATGCCCTACAGGATTCAATAATTTATTCATGCCCACTTTTTAATCTTTTCAATAAGATCATCCATTTTATTACGCATGGTAGGATAGGAAATATCCGCTAATCTCGCCATCTCCTTTATACTACCGCTGGACAGAAAAAACTGCAAGATAAACTCCTGTTCTTCCACACTTAATCTAGCTAAAATGGGAAGATCAAATGTGCCGCTGATCAAGGTTTCACAAGAACCGCACTTCAATTGACTCACTTGAAGAGGCTGATCACAACTCGGGCAAACAGTAGGTAAACGCATATAGACTTATCTTTTAAACAAAATTAATTCTCATTTTAACTTTATTCAAAAAAATTTTACATTT harbors:
- a CDS encoding amidohydrolase family protein codes for the protein MKRLFLLLSLATSLCFAQVQDAPKRTEGEGPFPQLIIRGVTLINSTGAPPLGPVDIVVKQNRIAEVRQVGYPGVPIDPRRRPVANPGDKELECTGMYLMPGFVDMHGHIGGRAQGTPSEYVFKLWLGHGITTIREPGSGNGIDWTLNHKKKSWNNEITAPRIMAYTTFGQGSREGIHTAEAARNWVRENAKKGADGIKFFGAAPEVFRAALDENKKLGLRSACHHAQLEVARMNVLATAKAGLTSMEHWYGLPEALFSDRTLQDYPSDYNYNNEQHRFEEAGNLWKQAAEPGSDKWYQVMDELLKLDFTLDPTFNIYDANRDLMRARTAEWHEEYTLPSLWRFYGPSRMSHGSYWLNWGTKQEIKWKENYRLWMRFVNEYKNKGGRVTTGSDNGFIYQLYGFGYIRELELLRESGFHPLEVIQSATIKGAEALGLDKEIGSVEVGKLADFVITTENPLSNFSTLYGTGAIKVDENNEVVRVGGVRYTVKDGIVYDAPQLLKDVRQIVKDAKEKENFEIKQPGIK
- a CDS encoding N-acetylmuramoyl-L-alanine amidase; protein product: MRYTYLIALAWLGTSCISGKSPAEKTYKKKVKALQEQVSDKKSQLQALPWQDKMWAATTNLSIRKPNYVLIHHTAQNSTEQTIRTFQLERTAVSSHYVVGRDGKVVQMVNDYVRAHHAGLGKWGNDTDLNSSSIGIEMDNNGTTDPWPEVQIQALIELLKVLKERHKIPQKNFLGHADYAPNRKIDPYKFPWKQLAKEGFGCWYEEDLETPPGNFDPLLALRVIGYDISNPQNAIRAFKLHYIQDDNSELKDSDLPILYSIFKQYL
- a CDS encoding alpha/beta hydrolase family protein, which codes for MKKLLFLLCVLSPSVFAQSVIGSWSGELSFQGVKLPLIIHIKPAGDGITATMDSPYQGAKDLPVQVAKWADELLTIEVTNIGLSYKAKLVTPDSLHGDFSQGPLKVKFGMSRSKGEKPLVRPQTPEGPYAYYTEEVTVKNEVEGNVLAGTLAAPDQSTKHPILVMITGSGAQTRDEELFGHKPFLVIADHLAKQGIATLRLDDRGMGQSEAGKPDATSADYAGDILSAVNFLSKRGYKNIGLLGHSEGGMIAPMVNSSKVKFMVLLAAPGIPIVELMRAQTYEIGRSQGAPEAMAKRISDTNYKLYQYMNSYKGSDFRADVLKYLKEEMKDPQAETTIKQVESEWFRYFIAFDPTSYLKKVKVPVLALNGTKDVQVTAKENLEGLRASLPKNKKTEILAMEGLNHLFQTAKTGSVMEYGQIEETISPAVLEKIASWIKSL
- a CDS encoding DUF2089 family protein, translating into MRLPTVCPSCDQPLQVSQLKCGSCETLISGTFDLPILARLSVEEQEFILQFFLSSGSIKEMARLADISYPTMRNKMDDLIEKIKKWA